A segment of the Plasmodium cynomolgi strain B DNA, scaffold: 0017, whole genome shotgun sequence genome:
CACAACACATAAaccaattatttttattttcaagcTTACCACCAAAATAGCTTAAACATACCAACAGTTTAATTACAATGATAAGGATAAttaaatatcaaaaaaattatatttatggtGGAGTTAAAACTATACAAATTAGTGCTAATAAAAAGATTTACAAATAATACTCTACTGAATGAATtgcaaatgagaaaaactAGATCGTTAAATAAACGACATGgcaattatttatatgtgaaCCTTTTACAAGCAAGgacatatgcatattatttatgtattggACAAATTATACCAAAGCGTTCTATTTCATATGTTATCACTATTTAAGTATAACACTTTAAACATATTGATGTTGCTTCTGTTCAAAAGGAAATATGAATTTCACTTTAACACTTACATTTTACtatgatttattttcaaGAACAAATTAGGATAAATCAGgaattataatatacatacagaacataaaaaaaatatagaaactGTATTTGGGAAATAGTAATTAACTTGATTATAATACCAATACTATTACAAATAATTGTATAACTACAAAATACATTATTTCATGTAACACATTTTATAAACgccttatttaaaaattaaagtttATTAATTTGTGTGTTTTATTAAATGTGCCATTTAAGGTTGCTTAGCTGTAATAATCTAATGCCTACGAATAAATTGGACCTTCTGTTCAATTGCGACTAATTACAGACAGAGAATACTTATTTAGAAAGAAACGAAGGAAGAagagatataaaaaatatatttattaaaaaatggttgAACTTAGTTTTAAAGAGCGAAAGAAGGGTACAATCCTTAATGAATTTGATTATATGGAGAATTTTGACGAACTTGTAAATAGTgttaatgataaaattaaagaattaaaaaaaacaaatgattTATCCGAATTTGTTTATAAGTGTAAAGAGCTAGGTAAATATCTAGATAATCATAGAAAAGAGTGTGTAAAATGTTATGAAGGTGAATTTGTTCAAAGTCACTTAAATTTTGATAGCGTCATTCATCCATTATTATCAGAATTTACTAACTATGGTGGATGTCCTAGACACTGGAGAAATGAAGACGATGAACGTATTAACTTGATACgtgaattaaataaattttgcgAACAAAAGGAAGGTTACAAAAACTATTTAAGGAAACTTGGAAACGAATGtcaagaaaaaacaaaatgtaacaaaacgaaaatttGCAATACAAAACAATTAGGATATAAATTATGGctacatgaaaaaaagaacacttTAAATCAAAACAATCTATAATTGAGAAGTATTTTTCAGGATTCAGTCCCCAAATAAAACTTTTGTATGATTGTAATACAGCTGATTCTGCATTATTTGAGGATATTACTAATTACTGTAATAAATGCGTTCAAATAGTATCTGCTTCAATTGATGTGTCAAACGTACAATATTTCGTTACCGAAGGAATTCATACTCTTCCAGATGATAACTCACAATATGTTATTAATGATAAATCAGATTTAAATTATACCTCCAAAAAATATGGTTTAGGCAATATCCTTTATTATggagatattttttattatgatgaGCATGATGATATTCATACCGTTACACTAAAGGACTCATCGTGTACAGATAATACGTATAATATTGTACAAGTACCTACACCTAAGGTTAATCAGACTGTTCATGATACAGAAGTACCACAGAAACGTGAAATATCTGAGGTGTCTGCAGCATCTAAAATATCAGAGCAATTTGTTTCATCTcctattaataatattccAGAATCTGAAGAACCTTCTACATTAAATCATTATAAGGAAAATCAGTTGCCTCCTAATTTGGAACCGCTAGGGACCAGTATGTCCTGaaacacaaatttgttccttcttATATTATTCACTGTAACTATAATACTGCATTTAATTCTCATTATATTCAATcacataaaatgaaatgtatattttaattatatgtgCAGTTCAAAAGGGAGGGAATAGCGTGTTCATTGCAACAGAAATATCTGAAATTAGTCCTGAGTCTGAAGAAATGTCTCTAAAAATGTACTTCATAATCATTATAATAATCTTGGCTATTATATCCTTAGCTATGAAACttataaaagtaaaatacctattttctaataaaaaggtttaatatttctataattatttatattgaTTAATATGCAACTTCATATAATGTTTTATTCCTATGCTACAGTGTATACActtgaggagaaaaattcaaaagaaACCGACAGAAAACATAAATGAACTAGAAACAGAATTCCAAAAAACATTGTTAGAGTCTACaattcaagaaaaaaaataatatatttgtcaTACACCCTTTTATAGCTCTATTTATATGAAGACTACTTTGAGATCTAAAAAGACATATTAGTACAAATAAACGTGGAAGAGAAAATGcacttaaaagaaaaattgcataatATCTATAATTTTAAACAAGAAAAACTTGTAAAATGTAGGAAAAACTTACGTGcaagtaaataaattatatatcgGATTTAAATGCTCCATGTGCTCttatgattataaaaaaatgcaagagaaaaaaataacaataataacTACATAAGTGGCAATAAAAACATagttaattttataaaaaaataaaaaaaataacactaTAGCacataatataaaacattttcaaGGATAATTAAAATCATTATTTTGATCATGATGCATTGGTAGCAGAAGACGTATTAAGGTAGTGGGACGTTAAAACGTATAAGATCAGAAATTATAATagcagataaaaaatttatgtttaaattttgtGTATAAAACAATGTTTAAATTAATCAAAAATATCTTTCTAAAACTGTAGATACTTTtctgaaaataaaaaagacaaTATCTGAATTTTCTTAAACACacgaatatttatttttcactttttttatgtttatcttatattaccatttttgtgtgtgaTAATTTatagtatatttttacagtACCTATTTAAGAGCTTATTTAGGATTCCGTGTGGAAATCTTTATCACAATAATTAGCTGAGaattaaacatatatatcaaatctatatttatttccttattttgtacaatatCTGTAGTAAATATGGCTTCAAAAATTATGCAGGTAATGAGACATTATTATAATACACAATTATagctgtacatatatatatacgtttacacatatatattatgttctttattttttcccctaatactgttaattaatttttttaagttatttcttttgatattttattGCGAAATATTACATGTAAAATAATGTAGCTTATTATGCTGCACTTCAAAGTgtcataatattttcatacatCTAATGGAgacattaattttaattaaatatataaaattgagATAATTCAGTCTCATTATCTATATATCTATGATACTTATTTTtcgtaaataatatttcgtATTATGCTAAACAGCATTTCTCATTAACGATAGTATAACTTTAAACattatcaattttatgtTAAGTGAATAGATGTTACAGTTAACATATATAATGCAAGTATCCTTTGATAACAAGATAAAATTCAGAATATCCATTATgcatatcaaaaaaataaattgcaaaACACGAAAACTAAATAAAAgtacattattttctttcatatttttgtcaCCACCGAATTAGACAATAaagcattttcattttattgaTTATAGccaaaaaatgatgtaacatattttttcccgaaattttattatatacattttaaaaaagtctttgttattaattaaataaatacaaaaaaaatgagcatgttcaagtttatttgttttcaataataaaaaaatttttaacgtAACACACACGCTTTACAGTcactaaagaaaaaaaataaaacatataagacatgaaaaataaaaattactttttcataatactttatttaaaaaggacatcaaaaaattaaaataattagaaatagaaaaataaataaaaatattctaacacataaaacaatatataaagctaatctttaaaaaaagatacgCTAAATTATATGCTCCAAAGATagaactttttttccgttctcAAGATATATTTGATATGGAACTTGACctaatgtttatatttaatactAATATTTATagcatatttcatttatttacaataaaggaatttttagttttatttaaaagttATTACATTTGCAAGATAATTCtgcataattatattattttttaaaaaaatacgcttatatacacaattttatgtaataactataggtaaaaaaatatcatcgT
Coding sequences within it:
- a CDS encoding hypothetical protein (putative), which produces MVELSFKERKKGTILNEFDYMENFDELVNSVNDKIKELKKTNDLSEFVYKCKELGKYLDNHRKECVKCYEGEFVQSHLNFDSVIHPLLSEFTNYGGCPRHWRNEDDERINLIRELNKFCEQKEEHFKSKQSIIEKYFSGFSPQIKLLYDCNTADSALFEDITNYCNKCVQIVSASIDVSNVQYFVTEGIHTLPDDNSQYVINDKSDLNYTSKKYGLGNILYYGDIFYYDEHDDIHTVTLKDSSCTDNTYNIVQVPTPKVNQTVHDTEVPQKREISEVSAASKISEQFVSSPINNIPESEEPSTLNHYKENQLPPNLEPLGTSMS